The DNA segment AACAACTGTATCGGCAACGCGGAGTGACCAGCGTGCCGATGTTAATTGTAAATGATAAATACGGTATTAATGGCGCAGAAACAGCGGCCGGTTATCAAGAAATTTTGAATAATATTATTTCTGAGATACAGGCTGGTTAATGGTTGGCGCTTGGTTATTATTCTTTTTAGGCGATAAGTATCGCTGCGCCGTTAAGGTGATTATACCGGCAACTATGCCCCATAACGGCGAACCAATCCCCCACAACACCAGATCTGACGCAGTAATTAAAAACGTGATAATGGCCGCCTCATTAAACTTAGGGGTCGCTAATGCCTGTTTTAAACTCGCTGCAATGGTTGAAAATAATGCGATGCCTGCCAATGCTAAGATTAACGCTTGAGGCAAGGTTTCAAACAAGCTCATTAGACTGGCGGCGCCCAAGCCTAATAAGATATAAAAGAACCCGCCGGCTACTGTGGCCCAATATCGTTTACTGTGGCAGGGGTCGACATCTTTGCTCATACATAATGCGGCGGTGATAGCGGCTAAGTTAATTGAAAATCCGCCAAATGGTGCAATCAGTAAATTTATTAAACCCGTGGCGCTGACAGTTTTCGAAATGGGCAGCTGATAATTGTGCGCATGCAATACCGCAATACCGGGCACGTTCTGTGAAGCCATTGTCACGATAAATAACGGCAATGCAATACTGATAATGGCCGCAACATCAAATTGCGGACTAATATATGTAAACTCGGCGAGCTGCCATGTCACCTGACTTACATCGACTAGTTGCAACTGCCACGCCAGACCAATGCCGAGCGCTAATACAATAAGCATGGTAAAACGCGGCATTAGCTGCTTGCTAATTAAGTAACCGGTTAACATCACCCCAACAATAATCACGTTTTGATTGACTAAGTTAAAGACCTCAATCCCAAAATTGAGCAAGATCCCAGCTAACATCGCATTGGCTAATGGTTTGGGGATCTTTGTCAGCAATTTTTCAAACCAACCACTGATCCCACTTAAAAATATTAATAACGCGCACACCATAAAGGAGCCAATCGCTTGGTTAATAGTAAAACCTGCAGTACTGGTAATGAGTAAAGCCGCACCAGGTGTTGACCATGCAATGAGAACAGGCATTTTAAAGGCCAAGGATAAGCCAATTGACAGCAGACCCATGGCGATTCCAAGTACCATAATCCAGCTGGCGACTAAGGCTGAGTCGCCCCCAAGGTTAATTACCATTTGATAAATTAATGCGATACTGCTGGTAAAGCCGACTAATACGGCGACAAAACCTGCGGTGATACGGCTTAGAATATTGTTGATGCGGATCATGGCGCCCTCTGAGGCAACAAATAGGTTGCGGCAATGCTGGTGGTTAATGTTGTGCGTTAAAGCGCACGGGACTAATCTAGCATTGTATGTTATAACGCACAAGGTAATTGTCATATCGGTATGGCACGATAAATAGGTAAGTTAAGATGCAACGCGATAATATTAATCAAGAACTGGGCACTAATCTAAAAGCCGCACGCGCGAACAAAGGTTGGAGCTTAGATGCTTGCAGTGCCCAAACTGGGGTTTCTAAAGCAATGCTGGGCCAAATAGAGCGCGGGGAATCGAGCCCAACCATTGCTCGGTTATGGAAAATTGCCAATGGCTTTGAGTTGCCATTATCGTATTTTTTAACCAAACCCAATGCGCTAAAGCCTGCAAGCCCGGTAGTGACCAGTGAAGCCGATATCAGCTTTGTGACCTTATTTGAATTTGATCCGGTGACGGCAATCGAGGTATTTGAAATTACCTTAGCGCATAATCATCAGCACATATCACAGCCACATAACGATGGCGTTATTGAGCATATTATGGTGCTCAAAGGCTCGATGGAATATTTCCTTGACGGTAAGTGGCGACCGCTGGAAACAGGCGAGGTCGTTAAATTTTGTGCTAACCAAGCACATGGTTATCGAAATTTGAAATCTGAAGCAGCCGTTTTTAACAACATTATTTGTTACGGCTAAATGTGGAGCGGTAAATAATCTAAACCTCAGGGTATTAATCACGTATGATGTGCCTTTTCAGAACATCCGATCATTGATCTAAGCAGGTATTTTCTTGAGTTCAAATCAACGGGCCATCCGATTGGCTATTTCTGGTTTATTAATTGTTTTTGGTTTGATATCACTGAGTCAGGCCGGATTTTATGTAATTCGTTATTTAACCTTTGATGCCGCATTAAATCCTCAGGAAATGATTGGTTTTCTGCTCAGTTTTTGGCGTGGTTATTGGTCAGTGTTAGCGGCAATAATAATTCACTTTACGATCAAAGCCATTGTGAACTCAGTGGCTTGGCGACTGACTTTAGTGGTGAGTTTTGGCTTAACACTCTTTAGTTTCATCGGCTAGGTTATTTTTAATAAAGCCGATTTATTTCAAGTATTAGCTAAATTTTGAGCTTACAACTGTATACATCTGCTAAGGCTTTAATCATAATAGCGCCATTATTTTTACATTGAATATGTTAGGGATTTCAATGATTGCATTTGTTCGAATTATTTTTCTAGTGCCAATTTTTATACTTGTTTGTATTGCCGGTTGCTTATATTGCTTGCTCCGGCCATTTCACAGTAACAACACTCACGTTTGTGCTGGCATGTTAAGTAAACTAGCGCCATTACTTGGCATTAAAATGGTGATACGGGTGCCTGAAAACCTTGAATATATGCCTCGGGTTTTTATTGGTAATCATCAAAACACTTATGACTTAGTGACAATTTCTGCGGCAGTGCTTGAGGGCACGGTTAGTATTGGTAAAAAAAGTATTAAGTGGATCCCATTTTTTGGCCAGTTATATTGGTTAGCGGGTAATATTTTAATTGACCGTAAAAATAAAACCCGCGCCGCAGGAACGATCAATCAAACTGCTGAACGTATGGTCAAAGACAAACTATCAATTTGGATGTTTCCTGAAGGCACTCGTAGCCGGGGAGAGGGTTTATTACCCTTTAAAACTGGCGCATTCCATACCGCGATAATTGCCCAAGTTCCTATTATTCCTGTTGTGTTAAGCAGCACCAAAGACTTTAGCCTTAACCGCTGGAATAACGGTTACGCCATCGTTGAGATGATGGACCCAGTAGCGACTGAGCAATACGATAAAAAGAGTGTGCGAAAGCTCGCTGATCACTGTCACAGCTTAATGAGTGACAAACTCGAAGCGCTCGATCAGCAAGTCAATGAGCTTAACCTCCCGAAGTCGTGATGTAGTGATGAATTTGTTTAACTTACGCGGCTATTTTGCTTTATAATAGCCGCGTTGTTACCTGATGAGAAAAATTATGTCTGTTGAAAAAGAAATTGAACATCAACAAATAGAAAACCGTGAAATTGTCGACGCTTTATTAGCCGATGGTAGCGCGCCGGATGTTGAATATCCAATTGAACACCACATGTCTTGTGCAAATTTTGATGCTTTAGAAAAAGCAGCAGTTGATGCATTTAAACTGGGTTTAGAAGTTTCTGACGCTGAAGAATTAGAACTAGACGATGGTGCAATCATTTTCTGTTTTGATGCGACGATTGATCACAAATTAAGTGTTGAACGCTTAGACAAAGATAGCGAAGCATTAATCAGAATCGCCGTGAAGCATCAGGTTCAATACGATGGCTGGGGCACCTATTTTATGGATGAAAATGGCCCAGTATTTGATGACGAGCTTGATGATGAATTCGACGAAGACCAAGAATAATACTTAAGCTTTATCATTAAATAAGACCTCCGTTGCATCACTGCTCGGAGGTTTTTTTATATCTACGCTATTTAACTTGAGTGCTGAATATTTAGCTGTTGGCTTTTTTTGCGGTTAACAACGCTTGCCAATGAATAATGTTTAACGGTAACTCAGGGCTGCTAATCGTCTCACCGGTTAACTCAATTAACTTATCCATATCGACTACTTTACGCTTATGGACAAATAAACCACGCAAGTTAGCAATCGCATGCACTTTTCCGTTACAAACAAAGCGTTGCTCGATGTAAAAATACTTGTGATCCCACCCAATAACCTTTGTTTCAATATCACAAGATTGCCAGGGTTTAATATCTTTAATAAAGGTAATCTCAGTTGAACTAACAATTGGCAGCCATTTACGTTTAAGCATTTTTGAGAATAAACCACAGTCACTCATCATCAACGTTCTGGCGAGATCCATTAAGGCTAAATAACGTGAATTGGTCAAATGTAGGTTTATATCACAATCGAGCGGTAACACTTTAAATGAGTAGTGACTGGTGTCGAGCAAGCTTTGCTTCGTTTTGTTACGAGGGATCTGCCATAATAGCAAAAATAGCAATCTAAAATATAAGTTCATAGTGACGGTGTCTTAACTCGATGTTTTAAGTGAAAAGCATCATAACAAGCTGGACCGACCACATACAACATATTATAAACATAAATAAAACCTACTGCCTCATTGTAATTAGCCCTAAGCGCCCTCAAATTACTCTGTAATAGTACTGTTTTAATAGGAAATGATTACATGACAAATATTGTCGAAATAACCGCAGAAAATTTTCAGCAAGTTTTATTGCAACAACCTGAACAATTGATTTTGGTCGAACTTTATTCTCCGCGCGATACCGCTAGTGCGCCGATGTCTTCACAACTGCGCCATTTAATGTTTGAACTGGGATCTCGTGTTGTTTTGGCTCGGGTTGACTGTGATGCGCAAGGGCAAATTGCGGGACAATTTGGCGTCACATCAGTGCCAACCTTGGTCTTAATTCGCGCTGGCCAACCAATCGATACTATCAATGGCGTAGTTCCGATTGAGCAAATACGAGCGATGTTAGCTAAGTACTTACCTAAACCTGAAGAAGAATTATTGTTAAAAGCCAGTGCAATGTTGCTCGATGAGAGCGCTGAAATTAACGAGATATTCAGTGTTATCGACCAAGCTTATCAATTAGACAGTGAGCGAGTGGATATCAAATCTTGCTACATTGAGGTGTTAGTGAAACTTGGCCAACTTGAGCAGGCAAAGGGCTTGTTGGCTAGTTTTGCGCTAGAAGATCAAAATGCCAATTACCAACGCTTAGTTTCAATGTTAGAACTTGCCGAAGAAGCGGGGCAGTCACCAGAGATTAAAGCATTAGAGCAAAAATTAGCGGCTAACCCAACTGATAATCACGTTAAACTCAGCTTGGCAATTAATTATAGTCAGGCTAATCGTAGTGAAGATGCGCTGG comes from the Gammaproteobacteria bacterium genome and includes:
- a CDS encoding thioesterase family protein, producing MNLYFRLLFLLLWQIPRNKTKQSLLDTSHYSFKVLPLDCDINLHLTNSRYLALMDLARTLMMSDCGLFSKMLKRKWLPIVSSTEITFIKDIKPWQSCDIETKVIGWDHKYFYIEQRFVCNGKVHAIANLRGLFVHKRKVVDMDKLIELTGETISSPELPLNIIHWQALLTAKKANS
- a CDS encoding 1-acylglycerol-3-phosphate O-acyltransferase — translated: MIAFVRIIFLVPIFILVCIAGCLYCLLRPFHSNNTHVCAGMLSKLAPLLGIKMVIRVPENLEYMPRVFIGNHQNTYDLVTISAAVLEGTVSIGKKSIKWIPFFGQLYWLAGNILIDRKNKTRAAGTINQTAERMVKDKLSIWMFPEGTRSRGEGLLPFKTGAFHTAIIAQVPIIPVVLSSTKDFSLNRWNNGYAIVEMMDPVATEQYDKKSVRKLADHCHSLMSDKLEALDQQVNELNLPKS
- the benE gene encoding benzoate/H(+) symporter BenE family transporter codes for the protein MIRINNILSRITAGFVAVLVGFTSSIALIYQMVINLGGDSALVASWIMVLGIAMGLLSIGLSLAFKMPVLIAWSTPGAALLITSTAGFTINQAIGSFMVCALLIFLSGISGWFEKLLTKIPKPLANAMLAGILLNFGIEVFNLVNQNVIIVGVMLTGYLISKQLMPRFTMLIVLALGIGLAWQLQLVDVSQVTWQLAEFTYISPQFDVAAIISIALPLFIVTMASQNVPGIAVLHAHNYQLPISKTVSATGLINLLIAPFGGFSINLAAITAALCMSKDVDPCHSKRYWATVAGGFFYILLGLGAASLMSLFETLPQALILALAGIALFSTIAASLKQALATPKFNEAAIITFLITASDLVLWGIGSPLWGIVAGIITLTAQRYLSPKKNNNQAPTINQPVSQK
- the rraB gene encoding ribonuclease E inhibitor RraB; the encoded protein is MSVEKEIEHQQIENREIVDALLADGSAPDVEYPIEHHMSCANFDALEKAAVDAFKLGLEVSDAEELELDDGAIIFCFDATIDHKLSVERLDKDSEALIRIAVKHQVQYDGWGTYFMDENGPVFDDELDDEFDEDQE
- a CDS encoding helix-turn-helix transcriptional regulator, which produces MQRDNINQELGTNLKAARANKGWSLDACSAQTGVSKAMLGQIERGESSPTIARLWKIANGFELPLSYFLTKPNALKPASPVVTSEADISFVTLFEFDPVTAIEVFEITLAHNHQHISQPHNDGVIEHIMVLKGSMEYFLDGKWRPLETGEVVKFCANQAHGYRNLKSEAAVFNNIICYG
- a CDS encoding tetratricopeptide repeat protein, with product MTNIVEITAENFQQVLLQQPEQLILVELYSPRDTASAPMSSQLRHLMFELGSRVVLARVDCDAQGQIAGQFGVTSVPTLVLIRAGQPIDTINGVVPIEQIRAMLAKYLPKPEEELLLKASAMLLDESAEINEIFSVIDQAYQLDSERVDIKSCYIEVLVKLGQLEQAKGLLASFALEDQNANYQRLVSMLELAEEAGQSPEIKALEQKLAANPTDNHVKLSLAINYSQANRSEDALELLFNVLQGDLNFEDAKKRYLDIIAALPAGDAAASVYRRKLYSLLH